From a region of the Desmodus rotundus isolate HL8 chromosome 7, HLdesRot8A.1, whole genome shotgun sequence genome:
- the LOC112311098 gene encoding olfactory receptor 11H6 — translation MTSEASNISHTVSEFILLGFPCHWEIQIFLFSIFFVTYILTLLGNMAIVCAVHWDHRLHTPMYILLANFSFLEICYVNSDVPNMLANFLSQTKTISFARCLLQLYFFFSLGTTECLFLSIMAYDRFLAICRPLHYPTVMTIKFCRSLVIFCWVYGFLWFLIPVILITQLPFCGPNVIDDFLCDLGPLLDLASACIPVPGTVLMCGTMSSLLIFATFFYIIGSYTLVLRTVMQVPSVAGRKKAFSTCSSHLAVVFLFYGSVMMTYVSPGTGQAESMQKFTTLFYSVLTPFFNPIIYSLRNKEMKEALKKVLRGP, via the coding sequence ATGACCTCAGAGGCCAGTAATATTTCTCACACTGTGAGTGAATTCATCCTCTTGGGATTCCCTTGCCACTGGGAAATACagatctttctcttttccatattCTTTGTGACTTACATCCTGACCCTCCTTGGGAATATGGCTATCGTGTGCGCAGTGCACTGGGACCACCGGCTCCACACCCCAATGTACATTCTGCTGGCTAACTTCTCCTTCCTAGAGATCTGCTATGTCAATTCTGATGTGCCCAACATGCTGGCCAACTTCCTCTCCCAGACCAAAACCATCTCCTTTGCTCGGTGTCTCCTCCAGTTGTACTTCTTCTTCTCACTGGGCACAACTGAATGCTTATTTCTCTCCATCATGGCCTATGATAGGTTCCTGGCCATCTGCCGCCCCCTGCACTACCCCACTGTCATGACTATTAAGTTCTGCAGGAGCCTGGTCATCTTTTGCTGGGTGTATGGTTTCCTCTGGTTTCTGATCCCAGTGATACTCATTACCCAGCTACCATTTTGTGGCCCGAATGTGATTGATGACTTTCTGTGTGACCTGGGTCCTCTGTTGGATCTGGCTTCAGCCTGTATCCCAGTTCCAGGGACTGTTCTCATGTGTGGCACCATGAGCTCCCTCCTCATCTTTGCCACCTTTTTCTACATTATTGGCTCCTATACCCTGGTGCTGAGGACCGTAATGCAGGTGCCCTCAGTTGCTGGCCGGAAGAAGGCTTTCTCCACCTGCTCCTCACACCTGGctgttgtgtttttattctaTGGTTCTGTCATGATGACATATGTGAGTCCAGGGACAGGACAAGCAGAGAGTATGCAGAAGTTCACAACTTTGTTCTACTCAGTTTTGACCCCTTTTTTCAACCCCATAATCTACAGCCTTcggaataaagaaatgaaggaagcCCTGAAGAAAGTTCTAAGAGGTCCCTAA